Sequence from the Mytilus galloprovincialis chromosome 13, xbMytGall1.hap1.1, whole genome shotgun sequence genome:
tacgttcaaacctatgattgcgttggataaaaaccgcaatttttatacgtgtgcatgtaaaacaaatttcgttgtagaaggctctaaaaacagcacaaacaacattttccaaaagaccaaaaaagtgaaaaagtatatttaaacaaaacgcatttgactaacaggtcgaacaactgatgttctttaaccctgctgactgccattggcgattgccaaataaaattgatcataagatgtaaaaaaatggatcttaatataaatttaatactaaacagaaatgttttttttttaacttgttgccACGATGTTAAATGAaccaaagaaacaacaaaaaagtCGCAGATACAAAATACACCAGCACAGGATTTGGAAGCCATGGTCTAAGTAGACTGGCTCTCTGTACTTTATCTGTTTGGCTCTGACAGATATGACAGATACCCTTTTGTTACAAGGAAGAGGACCAGCCTATGGTCTAAGTGGATACCCATTATCGCCTTATAGCTAGCTATCAATGATCATTTGTTCCGACCTCAAATATTTCACTTTAGCTTGAATTATCCCAAATAAGGGCGCCATTTAGATACAATATTCAGCAATTACATGTCAAAGTCACATACTTATTTAATAGGAGTTATAGTGTTTTCTCTTGAAGTATAACTGTTCACCTTTTGATAGAATTTTTTATCCAAGAGTGCATTCTGTTTATTAATTGCTCCGACGATATTTGAGAAGTCATCAATGCTATAAAAGTCTTCTATCATGTTATGCAGCTGTGTTTGAACAGTTAGCATCTTGATGTAATGGTTGCATTCTCATTTCAAGCACTGTCGTATCAAGATGGAAATGTTATGCACTTCGGCATTGATGAGCTGAAAATTCCCAGTTTGGAAAAATCTCTAAGCAACTATCGATTGTAAATACGTAGGGAAAGTGTGAGACCTCCTCGTTGGTCTTTGGAGATCAAATTCAAACATTCTGCAAATATTTATACTTACAGAATATGACagtttgtattttgttattattacTGCGTCATTTCAGTAATCCAAAGGATTGTCAGGATCTCTGAGTATTCTATTTCTGCATTTATTTTGTTGCAACCGTCTACGGCAGGCATATTTGTTCACAACTCATGTTAGGACATCATAACGATGTCTTAAATAATTAATGTCAATGGACCATTTTAAGACACCTTTCGTGTAGTCCTAATTTAATGATCGAATATAAAAGATGCATATTAAGTTATGACCACTTTGTGTAACCAATTTAGAACTAAGATTTGTTATTGTACAATCAACTTAGGCTTGTTAAGATGGATTAGGAATCTGGTTTGCGATGTTGACTCACAAAGGTAGGCCCAAATTCCACTTAATTCAATTCACAACATGATCATTTTCAAGAAATCTATTGGTAAATTGAAGAGTCTAACAATGTTAGGCGTTACATCTAAACATAATCGTAGGTAGCTTAAAACAGCTACTGTTGCCTGCATTTGTCAGTGCTTGCACATTTTGCTTATCTAGACTAGAATCTAGTATCTAGAAGGACATCATTAATCAAAACTCAAATTGTGTCTGAAGTGTagtaatttattgtttttttttaaatacaaactaAGCTATTTTGAATAGCGTCCTTCAGTTTGTATACATACAAATAACACATTCAAGGCGCTTTTCAGAGTTTACCTTTATTAGGAGCTTGCAAGCTACAGTTGAAAGCCTGACGTACAAATATGTACGAACGTTAATAGCGCTATGTGActaaaatgaaacataaaatctGTATAATAGTCAAAGAAATATAAGACCAATTTTGTCCGAGGGTACCTTGCACATTGTTTGAGACAAGTTTGCGATTTTGCTGCGTGCTTAAGTTGACATCTTAATATTTGTAGATACAGAAGCACTAATAACTGTAATGATAATATCTACAGGAACTAACATGCCAGCAGCTGCTGAATTGATCCAATCCTATTAAATGGAATATTTTCTTGATTTTCCATCAGCTGTACCGCttaaataaataaggcctttagttttctcgtttgagttgttttacatttgtcattttgggggtcTTTAAtcttatagctaactatgcggtatggccttttatcattgttgaaggccacacggtgatctatagttgttaatttctgtcatttggtctcttgttaagagttgtctcatttgcaatcataccacatcttcatttctATATACACATGGTTTGAAGGCCAGTGATGTATGAATACGTAGATCTATGCGCGGTAGAAAGAGTCATAATTATgatgtttatatgttttattaaaaatatcaattaataagATATGTAGATATGATAATGCTGTATTCGATTCACCGGTCATATTGAAAAATAATGCCATTTTCAGAATTcttaaatgtaaacattgaacaaTTATGAGTAAAGCTATTTGATATAGTcatgtaaaacaataaataacTAACAGAAAAGTGTCAACCTCACGAATTGCAGTGTAAAAATACGTATATCGTCATAACGAGAAAAATCTTTTACACAACCGTTATacatcaaatatttcatgcagtCGACATGTCCCAGATTTTCCAATTCCAATATTTCCTGTTCTTCTTCGATATCTTTATCGATGATGATTCATGCAATTAGATTTGAATGAATTTTATaggttcatttgtttgttttatattcaaaatttacACAAACATTCTGCAttcttaaactagaggctctcaagagcctgtatcgctcacctgactctactttggttttggaaatcatataaaaaagataaaatttggctacaaattaacaacacttggccagcacctgaTTAGGAAAGgagcattcatgctatgtttcgtttcattccattcagtggttctctaaaaaaaGACCTTTGCAtgtatttccaatagggtcctatgctaaaccaagtcccccgctggcagccatcttggatgatggatcggctacaaagtaacaacacttgggcagcacctcataaggagcattcatgctatgtttggtttaattccattcagtggttctctaaaagaagtcatttgtatgcatttcccgtagggtcctatgttaaccAAGTtaccccactggcggccatcttggatgttggatcggctacaaagtaacaacatttggtcagcatCTAATAAGgatcattcatgctatgtttgatttcattcctttcagtggttctctaaaagaagtcatttgtgtgcatttcccattgggtcctatgttaaactaaatcccttgctggccatcttggatgatggatcggctacaaagtaagaAAACTTGGTCaccacctcataaggaacattcatattatgtttggtttcattctattcagtggttctctaaaagaagtcaattgtatgtatttcccatagggtcctatgttaaactaagtcccccgctggcggccatcttggatgatggattggctacaaagtatcaacacttggtcagcacctcaaaagaaacattcatgccatgtttggtttcattccattcagtggttttcaaaaagaagtcatttgtatgcatttctcatagggtcctatgttaaactaagtcctccgctggcggccatcttggatgattgatcggctacaaagtaacaacacttggtcataaggaacattcatgccatgtttggttttattccattcagtagttctctataagaagttcaaaatgtgaaaagtttacgccgacgacgacggacgacgccggaagACGGacgaaggacgccaagtgatgagaaaagctcacttggaccttcgggccaggtgagctaaaaaaagtacaaatcacgttaacaaatataacagatataAAACATCATACCGATTCGAAAGTAATTACAGCaattaaaatggttgattatCTATATCAATGTATAATTATTATCTGCATGGTAATTATTATTTTCTGCTCGTACTCgaatccttgcaacaactctctgGAGACTTCGGAGGCACCCTGTTGGACGGCAAATTATTTTTCCTAATTGTACTTATTTTCCAGTGGCCCTCCTCGATATTAagcaaagaaaaataaatcaatcgTATACTATATCATGTAATAGGCAGTTTTGTCACTAAAAGCTTATTGTTTAATATAATCGTATGACATTGGTATTAATTTTACTCTACCTTTAGTATCGATACATTATATccttttttacatttcaaaatcaaACTACAATTGAGTTTGCAATAGACATATTTGTCAAACATAACAATGTTTGGATGTTGTTTTATCAAAACGTTATGAGATACAAGGAAAATTTTAATGTCTTGAAATGCACCGCTAGCTTGACGTTGACGAATTAGAGGGCCTTATAGGATCATAAGGATCTGATGGAAGACTGTCAACAAACAGCACTCCTTGAGGAACACCATTATTTACAACACGGTTCATATGTCCATTTTGCATTTGTAAGGAAAATGAGTTTGGACCATTTACGATACGCCCATAATCATCGTTATATGGTTGTTCATTTAACAAAGGAAGAGAAGGCTGCCGCGGTTGATctgaaataaaattcaaactttattaTAGATATTATAATATAATCATAAAATTATCATCATAATTGTTGTTGTTATcacattatatttataaaaaaaatcgaatacTATTATCATAGTAAAGAAGAACATTATGTCGAATTTGTATTTCTGAACAATTTTCGATCAACTGATAATACTTATAAactgtatttttttgtaaacttgCGCAGTTTTCTTTTTAGTAGAGTTTTGAAAATCTCAAAATTAATAAGTAACAATCACAAGGTATGCGTAAAATATTAAAGACACTTGATTATTTCAACTGTAATAGATCTAaaacattttttctgattcagcAAGGATCAGAAACTCCAGTAAAATTAGCCTTACACCTGAAGAGTTACTATTGGGTTTATTAGACATATTAAGCTACTGAAACCTATTGACACACTTAACGAAGAATGTAGcttatttaaaatagatatcatAATGATGCAAGACGTACAGCCACAGAAACTTATTTATAGCTGTCCTGTTTATATGGGTCAATTTCCTTAATGCGCCTCAAAATAAGGAACTCAAAAGTTGGGAGTACACAAAATtcctgtgtagtgatattggacatgtttctattttttacaaatgactgagcttaaccatttgtggtTATTTGGAAAGTAGACGTACATAGAagaaaataaatgtgtaaaaactatagAGCTATAAATGtgttcaaaattataaatttgcaaaGAACCCATTGTATTAAGAAAGGGTTTTTTTACCGGAAGGAACTGTATCACGAACGGATGTTCGAGATATATATGCTAATTTACGGggaaagtaatctcacttcgtaccccgaaaatttaaccacatatgggaaaatgtcacagcttcgaaacatgTTATCCTACAACTCCAAGTTTACGATAAAGACTGGGCTATAGGAAAAAACGTAACCATTACCGCCTATtggaaaacaattaaagatattgacccaTATATAACTTAAGTGTGTTTTATTAGGTGTGCTTTGTGTTGTGTATTAatagtttttgttggttttttttggcaaatgtTTTGGTACTTTTTCTATTGGAAATTGTTCTAGAAgaattttttttcaacacaaCTTTTCAGTACTTATTCACTCTCTTATATATGTTACATACCATGCACTTGAGCCGCTACCGTTGCGACAAGCCTATGGTGGTTCTGTTCTTCtgtaataaaacttttttatttgtaaaacgaTTTATATCTTCACATGTCAAAATGGAAAGTAAATGAGaaagtgttttgttttcttaaccTAACGAAaaaatcttttatcatatttatttctcTTTATCTAGTTAAAACGCAGTATATGGTATAAATGTATAACCGAATTATTTAAAAATCGACTTCAGGTGCGCAAAAAGAACATTACTCTCAAACCGTTTAATAGCTAAATAATGAAGAGACAATGTAAATGCAAAAGTTTGCTCGTCTGACGATTGTTATATTTGAAAACAGTGCAAAAAATGCTCAATAATGTTATTTTCCGACTGGGAATTATCCAAAGCGACATTTATAACAGTGCATTTATATGTAAAACTGAGAATTGAAATGGAAAcagcccgaccaaagagcagaaaacatcaaaagtccaccaatgggtcttcaacacagcgagaaaatcccgcaccaaGAGGCGAGCTTCAGCTGGTTCATACAaataaatgtgtactagttcagtgaaaacgGATGTCATACTAAGCtccaaaatatttcaattaactaaagttaaaaatacaacatacaagaCCAACTAAGGCTAGAGTTTTGTGACTTAGGACCACCTCACAAATGCGGGTAGTATATACATCCAAGTTAAAACGATATTTTAGGGTTTGCTTTTGTATTAATATTTCTTCGATAGAGGGTAATTTATTGCAGACAAGAGAACTAGCTATTAGGTGTAAGACCACCACTGATTTTCCCCTGGAAGTCTtcgttaaatttgcacttttaaaaaaaatgtgcaaaatttatctttgtttcaaataaagaaatacttggcatgagtaaagttttatcctgtccagttctatagaaaaaaaaatcactaaacatttcattgcatataagcagtaaccatcattggaagttaacaaatcaaatttatccccttattttatctgcgtacaaggtttagtcaccatgtaacctcaagattacaaaagattctatagaaatccaaaataaaaaataatggtgttttgaaatacccaagacatatgtttatgacacagaaatgtttaaCTGCAATAAAATGTGTGATttattacctacaactgtcaaattcaagggaatatttgctttcgacctactttcgtataaaACCGGATGTGacataccatgatttggtggtattacacctacagTGTGAAAATTTAATAAAGTTACATGTTCATACTGTTATACCTGTGAAATATATACGACAGTTTGTACATGAAATCTTAACTATAGACGTAGCACTGGTTCAAAAACAACTAGTGCTTAATTCAGTCATGTGTTTTTTTATAAGGTTGAGTGTCCTGTCGGTCTTTAACTTTTTTGTACTGAAAATGAAAATGGATGTTAAACGTGTATAAAtttaaagagatgtggtatgattgccaatgagacaacctatACACCAAAGTTTAAGTGAAATGTATGTAATCATTTAAAGGCAACAAGCCGACCTTCAATACTGggaataaaattattcaagagATTGACAAATCCAACCAGAAAATGCGGTTAAACTCATGTTTTCCTGAATGATAAACAGTTCGTCTTTTTTTGGCACCCTTCGTGCTGCTTATCTTAAATATGACTACAAAATTTGATGACTGAAACTAGTAGTGTGTTTATATAAAGTTGTAGGTCATGTACTGAATTTAACACTTTAAGTGATTAAATTTCCAATTGTAGTAAGATTTTCGAAATTACCGTCTGCAACACTGCCTCTTGCACCCCTTTGAGATTCTTCTTCATCAACAAAAGGTATATTTTGTTCTTCTGAGATTCGAGGTGGTTGATTTCCAAATGTTTCCTCTTCACCAATACACGCTGTATCATTAGTAGGAATATTTTGTTCTTCTGTGTTTCTTGGTGGTTGCTTTTCAAAGGTTTCTTCTTCGTCAATAGGCACTGCAGtagcttttttgttattttccttaaGTCCACTATTATAACTCATTGTTTCTTCCTTTAAAGTATCCATAGCTAAAATAGGATGAGATAGGAGTCAAAATAagaaaagtaagatttttttttctcaattttctctTTTCGAGAAATGAAAACACGAAATAAAAGTTGTCTTACTTTATCATTCGATAAGTATAAAAAGACAGAAGCTGATGAATACTAGTATTAGCCTAATACTCTATATCTTTGgttataatctttttatctaATCTATATCTAAAAAAATAGACAGAAGACACCCAGGGGACAATTTAGCTTGATCGTTTATTAAATTCTGGGTCAAGTCATgtgttaatataaataatgtttCTACATACTGTCTTTGTGCTCTTCATGCTCAATTCCACTTTTCAATAATTCTGTTTCTCCATTTTCTactatatataaaagatatcatTTCATAAATGTGGGCAAAAAATTACCTATTGCTGTTCAAATGTTAATTGTTAGCATATGACAAGTAAAGACAGAATAAACAATTCAGATTGCATACCATGTCAATTCCGTTTAATTATAATGAATGTGGCTATATCAAATCCATTACAAATACTGCCAAATAATTGAAGACGATGTTTAGCcgtacttggtttttttttaacgaaaactGCACGTACGATTTTAACTGTTACCAGTGTAAATGATTCTAAACCACAAAGTCTGTAAATCAATTTTAATACTACAAAAAGACACCAAGCTTATACGTGCAGCAAACCCAGGCAATCTATGAACTTCAACCTCAAAGAAGTAAAACCATCTCTAGATGGCTCATATTGGTCGTCCGCGTAAAAATAAATTCCTACGTGTACCTTGTTTAAGCAGTAatgaaaatatattagaaaaaaattgaatttagttcggtatttttgttattttatctcTAGACTTAACTTTTGCAATATCCGATTGAATCACAATCATAACTTGCTAACCCTACTTCAGTACATAATATGCTACTTTAAGATTAGTGTAAATTTGAACTGACCGGCAATGTACATGGATATCTCGTtctcaaaatactaaaaaataatcataatgctCTTTATGGTGTAGCTTGTTGAATTGTATCTAAGACTTATTTAccattttctttctttcttttctttggtCGCTTTTTTCTTCTCCTTTTTATTAGATAAATCATTATAACTATAAGAAGAATAAAAACGCCAACACCAAATATCGAACTGAAATGCAAAACGAAGAAATAATTGGGACGACACTTTtggtattttgatttatttatacgTTTGGTTAATATAAATTCATTTGTATACAGTTATGTTTATATAGG
This genomic interval carries:
- the LOC143056920 gene encoding uncharacterized protein LOC143056920, with translation MSNHQCVRGQKQRGEVCCWTVQCKAEGFIPCNAQNGTDVCTPCSEGKYIADTYQTEWFEQSQCVDIPTCLPEQIRNEKGICVCDRTKGYIKQSGGDGNICVQTFVECNKPGEELHESGYCGNCYKGFYKSESSNNLCRRKINITCPAGKTVKEGDRFTDRSCVPNPLTKPVFTTEKTRTTTISNSTTDGEFPIGVVVGSIFGVGVFILLIVIMIYLIKRRRKKRPKKRKKENVENGETELLKSGIEHEEHKDTMDTLKEETMSYNSGLKENNKKATAVPIDEEETFEKQPPRNTEEQNIPTNDTACIGEEETFGNQPPRISEEQNIPFVDEEESQRGARGSVADEEQNHHRLVATVAAQVHDQPRQPSLPLLNEQPYNDDYGRIVNGPNSFSLQMQNGHMNRVVNNGVPQGVLFVDSLPSDPYDPIRPSNSSTSS